The genomic stretch ctctgatgcctgaatcagtgtagttctatccagagttttctaaagatgcatagacactgtgctCATAAGTAACAGTCTCTTAtgaaactgaaactgagtccaaaagacccacggcacagtgatatttaaacagcagaagtaATGGAACCAGAGCTGCAGAAtctccaatccagaacaaagaaaggcagaaatgGCCATTCCCCAAGTGatggcccttctgaccagtacttaccgatagaagttaatctccttcttgagctcctgaaatttctgaCAATGTTCAGTGTTCTttatctctaagttgtgcagtaatgacatgacctctttctcctttatcttcaatttttcataaaatggatttggcctgaagtaggggctggccccaggaagagagaacccaatgaacatcggcGTTTAGGATTATAGGAACTCGGCTGAGTCCTGTACTAACCCAGctctggaaggacactttctgaattctacataatGGGATCTTCTTCAGGTTCAGAAACTTGTAATTGTGCgcccaggacaacagaaagtAAACACCCAGAGAAAGGGATCCCTgtctcacttttttcaatcaggagggctggatctgcattgaTACCTGTTATGCCATCAGgagcctaggccacagctcttatgcccacacacacacacacacacacacacacacacacaaatacacatacacaaacacaccagaaacctgtgatttcatttttcctgttttgacaactgGAATGCTACAAGctgaataactaatattctagaggcagacagtacacataattctggagatgagaccagatattgccacaaacttataatctgcccaaggcatacaaatgtacagACAAATGTAACCACACAGGCAAAGATCTGTACTGTTGAAAGTGTGGCTTCCAAAATATAGCACTCACATCTCCATGAAACTGTtatacaggtaaatcctgaggccaaaaaacagacccctaaattccaggTGTGGAGggatatacaaacatataaaagttgtgcatatgcgtgtagacatgtgcacacacagacacacaagctgggacacacccacaagaaaagaaaacagactcagagaatgagaaagagagataaatatggaaacagagagcacagtgagaatcagtagaaatgtatgcaccattactgtctccgagtataaggcacacagacaagaaggaacaggcctgagtCTCGGGCCTTCTAGTTAAGCAATGATAtaaacaatgtgggacctgtcacctcaGGCTGCTCCCAGGAGATGCCagcattcagtcaccttcctagaaAGTACAAagactctccacaaactcacagcacctagaacctgcCAAAGCTACCACCTGTCGAGGGCTTTCCAAGtatacactgggaactcatgttCCAGGGACTtgatccctgaattcttcactcagatcacaagttccgATTTTCAACTGGAGGAACCAGAGAGTacatttccaaactcactcctcactaagggtcaggttctgaatctcctctatatgggagacGAGGTTTAGGACAAGGTCTTTCGGGAGGCACAGCATTCTAGAGCCCAccaccttaataggataagatgagaGTGATACTGCACAGCGGTGAATGACACAAGAGcttttggagcaatgcatacctcttgttcatggatacatctgtcacataaaggaggcgatcattcagctcatttctctccttggtagttagctcgaGCTCTCtaatcagcctctcctcttcctcgttgccctgcaccttgtttaggacagtttcaggggatgacgtctgtctgcaggcctctgtaggtagaagaacataagtgaacctgcatggggagaatgcatagagcatacagaGACCACCCTGAGgcccaaacaggagaacatgcctggaagccagtgtcgctgcaaggagtttggtctatgcaTAAGAGGCCTCCTAAGTAGATCTCAGTTCCCCCACTAAATATAGAGActaagagatgtaagcagccacgTGTTTCCTATGCCTGCcgacacaggcttacaagtaccagagagaatggcttctccaggattattaccagctacgcaggctacaacctggtttcaagACCCACaccctgtggtttcagaagtcagatcatcaattcagcatccacaaagaCTTGagtgatcagggatactcagatatccttcaCTGCTattctagtccaataactttggaTTACAAAGTCATGCAGGGGGAGGACATGGTTggcagacttatcaattccccctaccgaaatgacaaatgccccagaagtgccaataggttacaggctctttcttgGTCTACCCACTCCaaatagtttggctactgtagaaaaatatctgccacacagaacctctaatatatgaggGGAAGGCTGGCCCTgccagccagaggtagtcagaggagttctaaaaagataaggtcatggccaggagcaccaTTCTCTCCCTGTTGCGACTGTCAGAGAGCCACtcaatttaaagaagcaatgaaagtgaagtacattgatgccctgtttaattcagaaaagttataccctccatgactcctgatggtgttattataccaatttaacataccgaatgcactgtaaaagtaaaggctAGAAGTTCACAGAATGATAGCATAGGCATTATCATATCCTCCATTTGggtatggagaaactaatgatgtgaaaacctcgactttcaggaattgtgataatcatggaattcaatatctttggagatgttccagtggttgtggcccactGCTATAAAGGCCATCTATagctcccacacacacccctgacaggaagctcaacatacactgcccagaacttactccacattccacatgaccacgtcctgtgtccatcattacttttaggtttcgtttgcttcactctagactcttctccatcaaaatcaactctcccaaagcgcccgcgaagacgggcaaacatgcctgtggatatatcctttggacactaagagagaaaaattagggaactggttgtcactacaacactggtgacatcacagggattccaagaagtctctaggagacaatagaatgtccaagaagggacggctgatgtcacggggaacagactttgcctccctgcttatgttctccctgtactgagcaaaagctgatgtgcccttttcgggagacttccctgtggcatagccactgagcaccacatgcttccaaagccaaatttggctctaggcttgagtggaaaaacctaagtcattgctctgtatctaaatgagtgcttcctcctgaatccctgcacagaaatgtttcatcctacctcaaattctcctcactcagcaatattacccattaaaaattactgagaaatcacaccagtttacataagtagccaaagaggtctcctcatgtgcaggtgcatgaaatcacacccagaaatagcctgcagggtaggttgcaatgtgggtgtgtgttatgggtacaacctgaagctttgtgcttaacatttgacagttgccaccagattccttaggagagaGAATTGCaatcattatggtcctggcaacaatgtggagATCTGTTGGCAGAGGAAAcggaaatattggatccaccagtgaatgcaccctcaggctgagtgtggggctctcctctttgcacttaagttaccaaagcaggattgcttacaggcctctctaagctctAACACGCAATtctatctgaaaaacaaaatagtcagcagatgtgaggggtgcagccaaaggggtaggacaagcctagagacatgactcagtggacagagtaagaaacaagcatcttcccTTCTggttcatggatcaccccacaaaacacaaatcaTCTATTGTCATAAAAAAagaacaagttattttattgaatgcacacactaatgCTGATTGATCAGAGGCatagctcagattttgggggcagatccatgacttgaactatcttcctgacaactcataaagcaaaataaataaataaatacataagaatgaaagaaagaaagaaagaaagaaagaaagaaagaaagaaagaaagaaagaaaggaaggaagaaaggaaagaaagaaagaaagggagaaagaaagaaagaaagacagacagacagacagacagacagacagaaagaggaa from Rattus norvegicus strain BN/NHsdMcwi chromosome 19, GRCr8, whole genome shotgun sequence encodes the following:
- the Dlg5l13 gene encoding disks large homolog 5-like isoform X2; amino-acid sequence: MFARLRGRFGRVDFDGEESRVKQTKPKSNDGHRTWSCGMWKACRQTSSPETVLNKVQGNEEEERLIRELELTTKERNELNDRLLYVTDVSMNKSPYFRPNPFYEKLKIKEKEVMSLLHNLEIKNTEHCQKFQELKKEINFYRNLQSRLLMDQACMKKKLVTLKQESKEVQRYLFELNPNDEDEQEKTSILQTQQNLVSEMQERWNRTHPRKTAT
- the Dlg5l13 gene encoding disks large homolog 5-like isoform X1, with amino-acid sequence MFARLRGRFGRVDFDGEESRVKQTKPKSNDGHRTWSCGMWKACRQTSSPETVLNKVQGNEEEERLIRELELTTKERNELNDRLLYVTDVSMNKSPYFRPNPFYEKLKIKEKEVMSLLHNLEIKNTEHCQKFQELKKEINFYRNLQSRLLMDQACMKKKLVTLKQESKEVQRYLFELNPNDEDEQEKTSILQTQQNLVGTSSCVRLTMSDTICLFDTSLLSPIIFLISHTQSVNHLL